A DNA window from Pseudomonas resinovorans NBRC 106553 contains the following coding sequences:
- the queE gene encoding 7-carboxy-7-deazaguanine synthase QueE, translating into MHQTLRITEIFYSLQGETRTAGLPTVFVRLTGCPLRCQYCDTAYAFSGGELMTLDAILERVAAYKPRYICVTGGEPLAQPNCIPLLQRLCDAGYDVSIETSGALDVSAVDPRVSKVVDLKTPGSAEVGRNRYENIAHLTANDQVKFVICSREDYDWAVSKLIEYRLEQRAGEVLFSPSHKEVSARDLADWIVADNLPVRLQLQLHKILWNDEPGH; encoded by the coding sequence ATGCATCAAACCCTGCGAATCACCGAGATTTTCTACTCGTTGCAGGGGGAAACACGTACCGCCGGCCTGCCGACGGTTTTCGTGCGCCTCACCGGCTGCCCCCTGCGCTGTCAGTACTGCGACACCGCCTATGCGTTCAGTGGTGGCGAGCTCATGACGCTCGACGCCATCCTCGAACGTGTCGCCGCCTACAAGCCGCGCTACATCTGCGTCACCGGTGGCGAACCGCTGGCCCAGCCGAACTGCATCCCGCTGCTCCAGCGCCTGTGCGACGCCGGCTATGACGTGTCCATCGAAACCAGCGGCGCCCTGGATGTATCCGCCGTGGACCCGCGCGTGAGCAAGGTGGTCGACCTGAAGACCCCCGGCTCCGCCGAAGTGGGGCGCAATCGCTACGAGAACATCGCCCACCTGACGGCCAACGACCAGGTGAAGTTCGTCATCTGCTCCCGCGAGGACTATGACTGGGCAGTGTCCAAGCTGATCGAGTATCGCCTCGAGCAGCGCGCTGGCGAGGTGTTGTTCTCGCCCAGCCACAAAGAGGTCAGCGCCCGCGATCTGGCCGACTGGATAGTGGCTGACAACCTGCCTGTGCGCCTGCAGTTGCAGTTGCACAAGATTCTCTGGAACGACGAGCCGGGTCACTGA
- the tolQ gene encoding protein TolQ, protein MEANVVDHTSMWSLISNASIVVQLVMLTLVAASVTSWIMIFQRSNLLRAAKKSLESFEERFWSGIDLSKLYRQAGSNPDPDCGVEQIFRAGFKEFSRLRQQAGVDPDAVMEGVARAMRVAISREEEKLEQSLPFLATVGSTSPYIGLFGTVWGIMNSFRGLAQVQQATLATVAPGIAEALIATAIGLFAAIPAVIAYNRFAARGETLIGRYYTFADEFQAILHRKVHTSDE, encoded by the coding sequence GTGGAAGCCAACGTCGTCGACCATACCTCCATGTGGAGCCTGATCAGCAACGCCAGTATCGTGGTGCAGCTGGTCATGCTGACCCTGGTGGCCGCCTCGGTCACTTCCTGGATCATGATTTTCCAGCGCAGCAACCTGCTGCGCGCCGCCAAGAAGTCCCTGGAGTCCTTCGAGGAGCGCTTCTGGTCCGGTATCGATCTCTCCAAGCTGTATCGCCAGGCCGGTAGCAACCCGGACCCGGATTGCGGCGTCGAGCAGATCTTCCGTGCCGGCTTCAAGGAATTCTCCCGTCTGCGCCAGCAGGCCGGCGTGGACCCGGACGCAGTGATGGAAGGTGTGGCCCGCGCCATGCGCGTGGCCATTTCCCGTGAGGAAGAGAAGCTCGAGCAGAGCTTGCCGTTCCTCGCCACCGTGGGTTCCACCAGCCCCTACATCGGCTTGTTCGGTACCGTGTGGGGCATCATGAACTCCTTCCGCGGCCTGGCCCAGGTGCAGCAGGCGACCCTCGCCACCGTGGCGCCCGGCATCGCCGAAGCCCTGATCGCCACCGCGATCGGCCTGTTCGCCGCAATCCCGGCGGTCATTGCCTACAACCGCTTCGCCGCTCGTGGTGAGACCCTGATCGGTCGCTACTACACCTTCGCCGATGAGTTCCAGGCCATCCTGCACCGCAAAGTGCACACCAGCGACGAGTAA
- the tolA gene encoding cell envelope integrity protein TolA produces MQQQSERSPSESYFWPSVWAVALHVLMFGMLFVSFAFTPELPPSRPIVQATLYQLKSQSQATTQTNQKIAGEKKQTTAPQFETEQMEQKKADEQKVAAAKAAEQKKADEARKAEAAEQKAEEAKQVAEAKKAEEAKKVEEAKKVEEKKQADFAKKKAEEEAKKKAADEAKKKAAEEAKKKAAEDAKKKAAAEAAKKKAAEDAKKKAAADAAKKKSAEEAKRKAAEDKKAAALAELLSEDVGRQQALADEVGDQVAGSLDDLIIKLVSEQWRRPPSARNGMSVEVLIEMLPDGTITNASVTRSSGDSPFDGSAVSAVRSVGRIPEMQQLDRATFDQMYRQRRIIFKPEDLGL; encoded by the coding sequence ATGCAGCAGCAGAGCGAACGCTCCCCCTCGGAAAGCTACTTCTGGCCCAGCGTCTGGGCCGTGGCTTTGCACGTCCTGATGTTCGGCATGCTGTTCGTCAGCTTCGCCTTCACCCCCGAACTGCCGCCGTCGCGGCCGATCGTGCAGGCCACCCTCTACCAGCTCAAATCCCAGAGCCAGGCCACCACCCAGACCAACCAGAAGATCGCCGGCGAGAAGAAGCAGACCACGGCTCCGCAGTTCGAGACCGAACAGATGGAGCAGAAGAAGGCCGACGAGCAGAAGGTCGCGGCGGCCAAGGCAGCGGAACAAAAGAAAGCCGATGAGGCTCGAAAGGCCGAAGCGGCGGAGCAGAAGGCCGAGGAAGCCAAGCAGGTAGCCGAAGCCAAGAAAGCCGAAGAAGCGAAGAAAGTCGAAGAGGCGAAAAAGGTCGAAGAGAAGAAACAGGCCGATTTCGCCAAGAAGAAAGCCGAAGAGGAAGCCAAGAAAAAGGCGGCCGACGAGGCGAAGAAGAAAGCAGCTGAGGAGGCCAAGAAAAAGGCCGCCGAAGACGCGAAGAAAAAGGCGGCAGCCGAAGCTGCGAAGAAGAAAGCTGCCGAGGATGCCAAGAAGAAAGCCGCTGCTGATGCCGCGAAGAAGAAATCGGCCGAGGAAGCCAAGCGCAAGGCTGCGGAGGACAAGAAGGCCGCGGCCCTGGCCGAGCTGCTGTCCGAAGATGTCGGGCGCCAGCAGGCACTTGCCGATGAAGTTGGCGACCAGGTTGCCGGCAGCCTCGACGACTTGATCATCAAGCTGGTCAGCGAGCAGTGGCGCCGTCCGCCATCGGCCCGTAACGGCATGAGCGTAGAAGTCCTGATCGAGATGCTGCCCGATGGCACCATCACCAACGCCAGCGTCACCCGCTCCAGCGGCGATTCGCCCTTCGACGGTTCGGCAGTGAGTGCCGTGCGCAGCGTCGGGCGTATCCCCGAAATGCAACAATTGGATCGCGCTACCTTTGACCAGATGTACAGGCAGCGCCGCATCATCTTCAAACCGGAGGATCTAGGTCTGTGA
- the ybgF gene encoding tol-pal system protein YbgF — MRKSSRALTFLALSSLPFAALAEVPVVDNNAGYGSSYPPAGYGTTGAAYAGTGAPAAPISAQGELFMQLQQMQEEITRLRGMLEEQQYEIQRLKQESLERYQDLDRRVSGPAAAGAPTAPNSPAAGAPAANGAPAAPAQQAAASSEPGDPAKEKLYYDAAFDLIKAKDFDKASQAFNAFLRKYPNSQYAGNAQYWLGEVNLAKGDLQGASQAFARVGQAYPQHPKVPDSLYKLADVEQRLGNGAKAKTILQQVISQFPGSSAAQLAQRDLQRLP, encoded by the coding sequence ATGCGCAAGTCCAGTCGTGCTCTGACTTTCCTGGCCCTCTCCAGCCTGCCGTTCGCGGCGCTGGCTGAGGTTCCCGTGGTGGATAACAACGCCGGTTACGGCAGCAGTTACCCGCCGGCCGGTTACGGTACGACTGGCGCTGCCTACGCCGGGACAGGGGCCCCCGCGGCCCCTATCTCTGCGCAGGGCGAGCTGTTCATGCAGCTCCAGCAGATGCAGGAAGAGATCACTCGCCTGCGTGGCATGCTCGAGGAGCAACAGTACGAGATCCAGCGCCTGAAACAGGAAAGCCTGGAGCGTTACCAAGACCTCGATCGCCGTGTTTCCGGTCCCGCCGCCGCTGGCGCGCCGACCGCCCCCAATTCCCCTGCCGCTGGCGCACCCGCTGCCAACGGCGCTCCGGCCGCACCCGCGCAGCAAGCCGCTGCCAGCAGCGAACCGGGCGATCCCGCGAAGGAAAAGCTCTACTACGATGCCGCCTTCGACCTGATCAAGGCCAAGGACTTCGACAAGGCCAGCCAGGCGTTCAACGCCTTCCTGCGCAAGTACCCCAACAGCCAGTACGCCGGCAACGCGCAGTACTGGCTGGGTGAGGTGAACCTCGCCAAGGGCGACCTGCAGGGCGCCAGCCAGGCCTTCGCTCGTGTCGGCCAGGCCTATCCGCAGCACCCGAAAGTGCCGGACTCCCTGTACAAGCTGGCGGACGTCGAGCAGCGTCTGGGCAATGGCGCCAAGGCCAAGACCATCCTCCAGCAGGTCATCAGCCAGTTCCCGGGCAGCTCGGCCGCCCAATTGGCCCAGCGCGATCTGCAGCGCCTGCCCTGA
- the queC gene encoding 7-cyano-7-deazaguanine synthase QueC, with protein MSEKKAVILLSGGLDSATVVALARAEGYACYTMSFDYGQRHRAELQAAERVARQLGAVAHKVIGLNLNGIGGSALTDTSIDVPESPTEGIPVTYVPARNTVFLSLALGWAEVLGARDIFIGVNAVDYSGYPDCRPEFVDAFERMANLATKAGVEGQGFRIQAPLQNLSKAEIVQAGMRHGVDYALTVSCYQADDEGRACGKCDSCRLRAAGFAAAGMKDPTRYQ; from the coding sequence ATGAGCGAGAAGAAAGCGGTCATCCTGTTGTCCGGCGGCCTGGACTCGGCCACCGTGGTCGCCCTGGCCCGCGCCGAAGGCTACGCCTGCTACACCATGAGTTTCGACTACGGTCAGCGCCATCGCGCCGAGCTCCAGGCCGCCGAGCGCGTCGCGCGCCAGCTCGGGGCGGTGGCGCACAAGGTCATTGGCCTCAACCTGAACGGCATCGGCGGCTCTGCGCTGACCGATACCTCCATCGATGTGCCCGAGAGTCCCACCGAAGGCATTCCGGTCACCTATGTACCGGCGCGCAATACCGTCTTCCTGTCCCTGGCGCTGGGTTGGGCGGAGGTGCTGGGGGCGCGGGATATCTTCATCGGCGTCAACGCCGTGGACTATTCCGGTTACCCCGATTGCCGCCCCGAATTCGTCGACGCCTTCGAGCGCATGGCCAACCTGGCCACCAAGGCCGGCGTGGAAGGGCAGGGGTTCCGCATCCAGGCGCCGCTGCAGAATCTGAGCAAGGCCGAGATCGTCCAGGCCGGCATGCGCCACGGCGTCGACTACGCTCTCACGGTATCCTGCTACCAGGCCGACGACGAGGGCCGCGCCTGTGGCAAATGCGACAGCTGCCGGCTGCGCGCGGCAGGCTTTGCGGCGGCGGGTATGAAGGATCCTACGCGCTACCAGTAA
- the ruvB gene encoding Holliday junction branch migration DNA helicase RuvB translates to MIEADRLITASSRDRDEQLDRAIRPLKLADYIGQPVVREQMELFIQAAKGRSEALDHTLIFGPPGLGKTTLANIIASEMGVAIKSTSGPVLERPGDLAALLTNLEAGDVLFVDEIHRLSPIVEEVLYPAMEDFQLDIMIGEGPAARSIKLDLPPFTLVGATTRAGMLTNPLRDRFGIVQRLEFYSTQDLSTIVARSAGILGLQIDPEGAFEIARRARGTPRIANRLLRRVRDFAEVRGQGDITRDIADKALNLLDVDERGFDHQDRRLLLTMIDKFDGGPVGIDNLAAAISEERHTIEDVLEPYLIQQGYIMRTPRGRVVTRHAYLHFGLNLPKRMVDQPTADLFGSGDE, encoded by the coding sequence ATGATCGAAGCCGACCGCCTCATCACCGCCAGCAGCCGCGACCGCGACGAGCAGCTGGACCGCGCCATTCGCCCGCTGAAACTGGCCGACTACATCGGCCAGCCGGTGGTGCGCGAGCAGATGGAGCTGTTCATCCAGGCAGCCAAGGGGCGCAGCGAGGCCCTCGACCATACCCTGATCTTCGGCCCGCCGGGCCTCGGCAAGACCACCCTGGCGAACATCATCGCCAGCGAAATGGGCGTTGCCATCAAGAGTACCTCCGGCCCGGTGCTGGAGCGGCCGGGTGACCTGGCTGCGCTGCTCACCAACCTGGAGGCCGGCGACGTACTCTTCGTCGACGAGATCCATCGCCTCTCGCCGATAGTCGAGGAAGTGCTCTATCCGGCGATGGAAGACTTCCAGCTCGACATCATGATCGGCGAAGGCCCGGCAGCCCGTTCCATCAAGCTCGACCTGCCGCCCTTCACCCTGGTCGGCGCCACCACCCGTGCCGGCATGCTGACCAATCCGCTGCGCGACCGCTTCGGTATCGTCCAGCGCCTCGAGTTCTACAGCACCCAGGACCTGTCCACCATCGTCGCCCGTTCCGCCGGCATCCTCGGTTTGCAGATCGACCCGGAAGGCGCCTTCGAGATCGCCCGGCGCGCCCGTGGCACGCCGCGTATCGCCAACCGGCTGCTGCGGCGGGTACGTGACTTCGCCGAGGTGCGCGGGCAGGGCGACATCACCCGGGACATCGCGGACAAGGCGCTGAACCTGCTGGATGTCGACGAACGTGGCTTCGACCACCAGGACCGGCGTCTACTGCTGACCATGATCGACAAGTTCGATGGCGGCCCGGTGGGCATCGACAACCTGGCGGCGGCCATCAGCGAAGAACGCCACACCATCGAAGACGTGCTCGAGCCCTACCTGATCCAGCAGGGCTACATCATGCGCACGCCTCGGGGGAGGGTGGTGACGCGCCATGCTTACTTGCATTTCGGGCTGAACCTGCCCAAGCGCATGGTGGATCAACCGACCGCCGACCTGTTCGGTTCGGGTGACGAATAG
- the tolB gene encoding Tol-Pal system beta propeller repeat protein TolB: MNTLIRIVLLGVAMLVGSVQAADPLVITSGTDRATPIAVVPFGWQGGTVLPTDIAEVVGNDLRNSGYFEPIPRQNMISLPTQASEVIFRDWKALGAQYVMVGSIVPAGGRLQVQFALFNVTTEQQVMAGNVSGSTDQLRDMAHYIADQSFEKLTGVKGAFSTRMLYVTAERFSVDNTRYTLQRSDYDGQRAVTLLQSREPILSPRYAPDGRRIAYVSFEQKRPRIFIQHIDTGRREQITNFEGLNGAPAWSPDGNRLAFVLSKDGNPEIYVMDLGSRQLRRVTNNMSIDTEPFWGADGQTIYFTSDRAGKPQIYKVNINGGEPQRVTFVGNYNANPKLSADEKMLVMIHRQDGFTNFKVAAQDLTRSGSAPRILSGTSLDDSPTVAPNGTMLIYATRQQGSGVLMLVSTNGRVRIPIPTVQGDIREPSWSPYLN, encoded by the coding sequence GTGAACACCCTCATTCGTATCGTCCTGCTCGGAGTGGCCATGCTGGTCGGCTCCGTCCAGGCCGCCGACCCGCTGGTGATCACCAGCGGTACCGACCGGGCGACCCCGATTGCGGTGGTGCCCTTTGGCTGGCAGGGCGGCACCGTGCTGCCCACCGACATCGCCGAAGTGGTCGGCAACGACCTGCGCAATTCCGGTTACTTCGAACCGATCCCGCGGCAGAACATGATCAGCCTGCCGACCCAGGCCAGCGAAGTCATCTTCCGCGACTGGAAGGCCCTGGGCGCCCAGTACGTGATGGTGGGCAGCATCGTTCCCGCCGGCGGCCGCCTGCAGGTGCAGTTCGCCCTGTTCAACGTGACCACCGAACAGCAGGTCATGGCGGGCAACGTCAGCGGTTCCACCGACCAGCTGCGTGACATGGCGCACTACATCGCCGACCAGTCCTTCGAGAAGCTCACCGGCGTCAAGGGCGCGTTCTCTACCCGCATGCTCTACGTCACCGCGGAGCGTTTCTCGGTGGACAACACCCGCTACACCCTGCAGCGCTCGGACTATGACGGCCAGCGCGCCGTGACCCTGCTGCAGTCCCGCGAGCCGATCCTGTCGCCGCGCTACGCGCCGGATGGCCGCCGTATCGCCTATGTGTCCTTCGAGCAGAAGCGTCCGCGCATCTTCATCCAGCACATCGACACCGGCCGCCGCGAGCAGATCACCAACTTCGAAGGCCTCAACGGCGCCCCGGCCTGGTCGCCGGACGGCAATCGCCTGGCGTTCGTGCTGTCCAAGGACGGCAACCCGGAGATCTACGTGATGGACCTGGGCAGCCGCCAGCTGCGCCGCGTCACCAACAACATGTCGATCGACACCGAGCCCTTCTGGGGCGCCGATGGCCAGACCATCTATTTCACCTCGGATCGTGCCGGCAAGCCGCAGATCTACAAGGTCAACATCAACGGTGGCGAACCCCAGCGCGTGACCTTCGTGGGCAACTACAACGCCAACCCGAAACTCTCGGCCGACGAGAAGATGCTGGTGATGATCCACCGTCAGGACGGCTTCACCAACTTCAAGGTGGCTGCCCAGGACCTGACCCGCTCCGGCAGTGCTCCGCGCATCCTTTCCGGCACCTCGCTGGACGACTCGCCCACTGTCGCGCCCAATGGCACCATGTTAATCTACGCAACTCGCCAGCAAGGGAGCGGCGTACTGATGCTCGTGTCTACAAACGGGCGCGTACGGATCCCGATTCCCACAGTTCAGGGCGACATTCGCGAACCGTCCTGGTCGCCGTACCTGAACTGA
- the ruvA gene encoding Holliday junction branch migration protein RuvA — translation MIGRLRGNLAEKQPPHLILDVNGVGYELEVPMTTLYRLPSVGEPVTLHTHLVVREDAQLLYGFFEKRDRELFRELIRLNGVGPKLALALMSGLEVDELVRCVQAQDTSTLVKIPGVGKKTAERLLVELKDRFKAWESMPAIATLVVEPRLGVAVSSAENDALSALIALGFKPQEASRAVSAIKEEGLSSEEMIRRALKGMV, via the coding sequence GTGATTGGACGCCTGCGCGGCAACCTGGCGGAAAAGCAACCGCCGCACCTGATACTCGACGTCAATGGTGTGGGCTACGAGCTGGAAGTGCCCATGACCACGCTCTATCGCCTGCCCTCGGTGGGCGAGCCGGTGACCCTGCACACCCATCTGGTGGTGCGCGAGGACGCCCAGTTGCTCTACGGGTTCTTCGAAAAGCGCGACCGGGAGCTGTTCCGCGAGCTGATCCGGCTCAACGGCGTCGGCCCGAAACTGGCCCTGGCGCTGATGTCCGGCCTGGAGGTGGATGAGCTGGTGCGCTGCGTTCAGGCCCAGGACACCTCCACCCTGGTGAAGATCCCCGGCGTCGGCAAGAAGACCGCCGAGCGCCTGCTGGTGGAGCTCAAGGACCGCTTCAAGGCCTGGGAGAGCATGCCGGCCATCGCAACCCTGGTGGTCGAGCCTCGGCTTGGTGTGGCAGTCTCCAGCGCGGAGAATGACGCCTTGTCCGCATTGATCGCCCTTGGCTTCAAGCCCCAGGAGGCGAGCCGTGCGGTATCCGCCATCAAGGAAGAAGGGCTGTCCAGCGAAGAAATGATCCGCCGCGCCCTGAAAGGAATGGTGTAA
- the ybgC gene encoding tol-pal system-associated acyl-CoA thioesterase, with the protein MRAQIGAQLFQHRCRVYYEDTDAGGIVYYVNYLKFMERARTERLRSLGFAQSELVGENLLFVVHSAQARYLAPAKLDDELNISAEVMEVNRASLRFRQQVRRAADDVLLCEGQFLIACVRADSLKPRAIPEALREAFAVDPGLYPAGD; encoded by the coding sequence ATGCGCGCGCAAATTGGGGCCCAGCTTTTCCAGCATCGCTGTCGTGTCTACTACGAAGACACCGATGCTGGCGGCATCGTCTACTACGTCAATTACCTCAAGTTCATGGAGCGGGCTCGAACCGAGCGCCTGCGGAGTCTGGGTTTTGCCCAGTCCGAGCTGGTCGGGGAGAACCTGCTGTTCGTCGTTCATTCCGCGCAAGCGCGCTACCTTGCGCCGGCAAAGCTGGATGACGAACTGAATATCAGTGCCGAGGTGATGGAAGTAAACCGGGCCAGCCTGCGTTTTCGTCAACAGGTCAGGCGCGCCGCCGATGACGTATTGCTATGCGAAGGGCAGTTCCTGATTGCCTGTGTTCGTGCCGACAGTTTGAAACCCCGGGCGATCCCCGAAGCGCTGCGTGAAGCCTTCGCCGTCGACCCGGGTCTTTACCCAGCAGGAGATTAA
- the pal gene encoding peptidoglycan-associated lipoprotein Pal — protein MEMLKFGKFAALALAMAVAVGCSSKGGEGTGEGAVDPNAGYNAGGSGVDGSMSEEAALRAITTFYFEFDSSDLKPEAMRALDVHARDLKANGNRVVLEGHTDERGTREYNMALGERRAKAVQRYLVLQGVSPAQLELVSYGEERPVATGNDEQSWAQNRRVELRK, from the coding sequence ATGGAAATGCTGAAATTCGGCAAATTTGCCGCTCTCGCACTGGCTATGGCCGTAGCTGTTGGTTGCTCGTCCAAAGGCGGCGAAGGTACTGGCGAAGGCGCCGTTGACCCGAACGCTGGCTACAACGCCGGCGGTAGCGGTGTAGATGGCAGCATGAGCGAAGAAGCCGCTCTGCGCGCTATCACCACCTTCTACTTCGAGTTCGACAGCTCCGACCTGAAGCCGGAAGCCATGCGCGCTCTGGACGTTCACGCTCGTGACCTGAAGGCCAACGGCAACCGCGTTGTCCTGGAAGGCCACACCGACGAGCGCGGCACCCGCGAGTACAACATGGCTCTGGGCGAGCGTCGCGCCAAGGCCGTTCAGCGTTACCTGGTTCTGCAGGGCGTTTCCCCGGCTCAGCTGGAACTGGTTTCCTACGGCGAAGAGCGTCCGGTTGCCACTGGCAACGACGAGCAGTCCTGGGCGCAAAACCGCCGCGTAGAACTGCGTAAGTAA
- the ruvC gene encoding crossover junction endodeoxyribonuclease RuvC, with product MTLILGIDPGSRITGYGVVRDTGRGCEYIASGCIRTGSGPLHERLQIVFRGVSEVIRTYGPVTMGIEQVFMARNADSALKLGQARGAAIVAGAEAGLEIAEYTASQVKQAIAGTGGADKQQVQMMVMHLLKLVQKPQIDASDALAIALCHAHHRQTLIPHGLVSAKRRSGRLRL from the coding sequence ATGACCCTGATTCTTGGTATCGACCCCGGCTCACGCATTACCGGCTACGGCGTAGTCCGTGACACCGGTCGCGGCTGCGAGTACATCGCCTCCGGCTGCATCCGTACCGGCTCGGGTCCGCTGCACGAGCGTCTGCAGATCGTCTTCCGTGGCGTCAGTGAGGTGATTCGCACCTACGGCCCGGTGACCATGGGCATCGAGCAGGTGTTCATGGCGCGCAACGCCGACTCCGCGCTGAAGCTGGGCCAGGCCCGTGGCGCGGCTATAGTCGCTGGAGCCGAGGCTGGCCTGGAAATCGCCGAATACACCGCCAGCCAGGTCAAGCAGGCCATCGCCGGCACCGGCGGCGCGGACAAGCAGCAGGTGCAGATGATGGTCATGCATCTGCTCAAGCTGGTGCAGAAACCCCAGATAGATGCCTCCGATGCCCTGGCCATCGCCCTTTGCCATGCCCATCACCGGCAAACCCTGATCCCCCACGGCCTGGTGTCCGCCAAGCGGCGGAGCGGGCGACTTCGTTTGTAA
- a CDS encoding YebC/PmpR family DNA-binding transcriptional regulator, whose amino-acid sequence MAGHSKWANIKHRKERQDAKRGKIFTKLIRELTVAAKHGGGNPADNPRLRLAVDKALTANMTRDTIDRAIARGAGSNEADNMVELSYEGYAPSGVAIIIEAMTDNRNRTAAEVRHAFSKCGGNLGTDGSVAYMFDRKGQISYAPGVNEDALMEAALEAGADDVVAEEDGSVEVYTTFADFLSVNEALTKAGFKGDEAEVAMIPSIAAPITDLETAQKVLKLIDMLEDLDDVQNVYHNAEIPDEIMEQLG is encoded by the coding sequence ATGGCTGGTCATTCCAAATGGGCCAACATCAAGCACCGCAAGGAACGTCAGGACGCCAAGCGCGGCAAGATCTTCACCAAGCTCATTCGTGAGCTGACCGTCGCGGCCAAGCATGGCGGCGGCAACCCCGCGGACAACCCGCGTCTGCGCCTGGCCGTGGACAAGGCGCTGACCGCGAACATGACCCGCGACACCATCGATCGCGCGATCGCCCGTGGCGCCGGCTCCAACGAAGCCGACAACATGGTCGAGCTGAGCTACGAGGGTTACGCGCCGAGCGGCGTGGCCATCATCATCGAAGCCATGACCGACAACCGCAACCGTACCGCGGCCGAAGTGCGCCATGCCTTCAGCAAGTGCGGCGGCAACCTGGGTACCGACGGTTCGGTAGCCTACATGTTCGATCGCAAGGGCCAGATCAGCTACGCCCCGGGCGTGAACGAAGACGCCCTGATGGAAGCGGCGCTGGAAGCCGGTGCCGACGACGTGGTGGCTGAGGAAGATGGCTCCGTGGAGGTCTACACCACCTTCGCCGACTTCCTGTCGGTGAACGAGGCGCTGACCAAGGCGGGCTTCAAGGGCGACGAGGCCGAAGTGGCCATGATCCCCTCGATCGCCGCGCCCATCACCGACCTGGAAACCGCCCAGAAGGTGCTGAAGCTGATCGACATGCTGGAAGACCTGGACGATGTCCAGAACGTCTACCACAACGCCGAGATTCCTGACGAGATCATGGAACAGCTCGGTTAA
- the tolR gene encoding protein TolR: MARIRHKRKPVAEMNVVPYIDVMLVLLVIFMVTAPMLNQGVKVDLPKVSSEALPQDNNARVLTISIKADKSYFWNMGEEVQTDQTRKSETSVSLEELVQAASGIMAENSRQGKTVQVFVRGDKTVDYGAVMAVMGGLQKAGVANVGLITEAP, translated from the coding sequence ATGGCCAGAATCCGCCACAAACGCAAACCGGTCGCCGAGATGAACGTCGTGCCTTACATCGACGTCATGCTCGTGCTGCTGGTGATCTTCATGGTCACCGCGCCCATGCTCAACCAGGGCGTCAAGGTCGACCTGCCGAAGGTCTCCAGCGAGGCCCTGCCACAGGACAACAACGCCCGTGTCCTGACCATCTCGATCAAGGCCGACAAGTCCTACTTCTGGAACATGGGCGAAGAAGTTCAGACCGACCAGACCCGCAAGAGCGAAACCTCGGTTTCCCTGGAAGAACTGGTCCAGGCGGCCTCCGGCATCATGGCCGAGAACAGCCGCCAGGGTAAAACCGTCCAGGTCTTCGTGCGCGGCGACAAGACCGTCGACTACGGTGCCGTGATGGCGGTGATGGGCGGCCTGCAGAAGGCTGGCGTGGCCAACGTCGGGCTGATTACCGAGGCGCCCTGA